In Mustela lutreola isolate mMusLut2 chromosome 1, mMusLut2.pri, whole genome shotgun sequence, one genomic interval encodes:
- the LOC131822636 gene encoding olfactory receptor 8K3-like has translation MEKHNWTVLNEFILMGITHHPDLQFPLFGLFLIIYLISVMGNLGMIILTKVDSRLQTPMYFFLKHLAFTDLGYSTAVGPKMLVNFVVDHNTISYCFCAVQLAFFLVFIISELFILSAMSYDRYVAICNPLLYPVIMSQRVCYILVAVPYLYSTFVSLLVTIKIFSSFFCGYNVISHFYCDSLPLLSLLCSNTHEIELIILILAGFNLIFSLLIVLVSYLLILVAIIRMNSAEGRHKAFSTCGSHLTVATVFYGTLIFMYVQPESSHSFDTDKVASIFYTLIIPMLNPLIYSLRNKDVKYARQAMWKKLCNFFS, from the coding sequence ATGGAAAAACACAATTGGACAGTGCTGAATGAATTTATTCTCATGGGAATCACACACCATCCTGACTTGCAGTTTCCATTATTTGGGCTGTTCCTCATCATCTATTTGATCTCAGTGATGGGCAACCTGGGCATGATCATCCTCACCAAGGTGGATTCCAGGCTCCAaacacccatgtacttcttcctcaaaCACCTGGCTTTTACTGATCTTGGTTATTCAACAGCTGTGGGTCCCAAAATGTTAGTAAATTTTGTTGTGGATCACAATACAATCTCTTACTGTTTTTGTGCTGTACAACTAGCTTTCTTTCTTGTATTCATCATTAGTGAGCTGTTCATTCTCTCTGCAAtgtcctatgaccgctatgtggccatctgtaacccTCTGCTCTACCCTGTCATCATGTCCCAAAGGGTATGTTACATACTGGTGGCAGTCCCCTACCTCTACAGCACATTTGTGTCTCTTCTAGTCACCATCAAGATTTTTAGTTCATTCTTCTGTGGCTACAATGTCATCAGTCATTTCTACTGTGACAGTCTCCCTTTGTTATCTTTGCTCTGCTCAAATACACATGAAATTGAATTGATTATTCTGATCTTAGCAGGctttaatttgattttctcccTTCTGATAGTTCTTGTGTCTTACCTGCTGATCCTGGTAGCCATCATCAGGATGAACTCAGCTGAGGGTAGGCACAAGGCATTTTCCACCTGTGGGTCCCACCTGACAGTGGCCACAGTGTTCTATGGGACTTTGATATTTATGTATGTGCAACCTGAGTCTAGTCATTCCTTTGACACTGATAAAGTGGCATCAATATTTTACACTCTCATTATCCCCATGCTGAATCCTTTGATCTATAGCTTGAGGAACAAGGATGTAAAATATGCAAGACAAGCAATGTGGAAAAAactctgcaattttttttcttaa
- the LOC131822637 gene encoding olfactory receptor 8K3-like: METQNLTVLNEFILMGITDKPELQAPLFGLFLIIYLVSVVGNLGMIILTKVDSRLQTPMYFFLRHLAFTDLGYSTTVGPKMLVNFVVDQNTISYYFCAVQLAFFLVFIGSELFILTAMSYDRYVAICNPLLYPVIMSQRLCYVLVAVPYLYNTFVSLLVTINIFSLPFCGYNVISHFYCDCVPLLSLLCSNTQNTEMIIQVFAGFDLISSLLIVLVSYLLILVAIIRMNSAEGRHKAFSTCGSHLTVATVFYGTLIFMYVQPESIHSSDTDKVTSIFYTLIIPMLNPLIYSLRNKDVKYARQTMWKKLCNLFS, from the coding sequence ATGGAAACTCAAAATCTTACGGTGCTCAATGAGTTCATTCTCATGGGGATCACAGACAAACCCGAGCTGCAGGCTCCATTATTTGGGCTGTTCCTCATCATCTATTTGGTCTCAGTGGTGGGCAACCTGGGCATGATCATCCTCACCAAGGTGGACTCCAGGCTCCAaacacccatgtacttcttcctcagaCACCTGGCTTTCACTGATCTTGGTTATTCAACAACTGTGGGTCCCAAAATGTTAGTAAATTTTGTTGTGGATCAAAATAcaatttcctattatttttgtGCTGTACAGCTAGCTTTCTTTCTTGTGTTCATTGGTAGTGAGCTTTTTATTCTAACAGCAAtgtcctatgaccgctatgtCGCCATCTGTAACCCTCTGCTCTACCCTGTCATCATGTCTCAAAGGTTGTGTTATGTGCTGGTGGCCGTCCCCTACCTCTACAACACATTTGTTTCTCTCCTAGTCaccataaatatttttagtttaccCTTCTGTGGCTACAATGTCATCAGTCATTTTTACTGTGATTGTGTCCCCTTGTTATCTTTGCTCTGTTCAAATACACAGAACACTGAAATGATAATTCAGGTCTTtgctggttttgatttgatttcatCCCTTCTGATAGTTCTTGTGTCTTACCTGCTGATCCTGGTAGCCATCATCAGGATGAACTCAGCTGAGGGTAGGCACAAGGCATTTTCCACCTGTGGGTCCCACCTGACAGTGGCCACAGTGTTCTATGGGACTTTGATATTTATGTATGTGCAACCTGAGTCCATTCATTCTTCTGACACTGATAAAGTGACATCAATATTTTACACTCTCATTATCCCCATGTTAAATCCCTTGATCTATAGCTTGAGGAACAAGGATGTAAAATATGCAAGACAAACAATGTGGAAAAAACTCTgcaatcttttttcttaa
- the LOC131822638 gene encoding olfactory receptor 8K3-like: METQNLTVLNEFILMGITDKPELQAPLFGLFLIIYLVSVVGNLGMIILTKVDSRLQTPMYFFLRHLAFTDLGYSTTVGPKMLVNFVVDQNTISYYFCAVQLAFFLVFIVSELFILTAMSYDRYVAICNPLLYPVIMSQRVCYVLVAVPYLYSTFVSLIVTINIFSLSFCGYNIISHFYCDCVPLLSLLCSNTQDTEIIILVLAGFDLISSLLIVLVSYLLILVAIIRMNSAEGRHKAFSTCGSHLTVATVFYGTLIFMYVQPESSHSSDTDKVASVFYTLVIPMLNPLIYSLRNKDVKYARQRMWKKITSIFS; this comes from the coding sequence ATGGAAACTCAAAATCTTACGGTGCTCAATGAGTTCATTCTCATGGGGATCACAGACAAACCCGAGCTGCAGGCTCCATTATTTGGGCTGTTCCTCATCATCTATTTGGTCTCAGTGGTGGGCAACCTGGGCATGATCATCCTCACCAAGGTGGACTCCAGGCTCCAaacacccatgtacttcttcctcagaCACCTGGCTTTCACTGATCTTGGCTATTCCACAACCGTGGGACCCAAAATGTTAGTAAATTTTGTTGTGGATCAAAATAcaatttcctattatttttgtGCTGTACAGCTAGCTTTCTTTCTTGTGTTCATTGTTAGTGAACTATTTATTCTAACAGCAAtgtcctatgaccgctatgtggccatctgtaacccTCTGCTCTACCCTGTCATCATGTCCCAAAGGGTGTGTTATGTGCTGGTGGCCGTCCCCTACCTCTACAGCACATTTGTATCTCTCATAGTCaccataaatatttttagtttatccTTTTGTGGTTACAATATCATCAGTCATTTTTACTGTGATTGTGTCCCCTTGTTATCTTTGCTTTGCTCAAATACACAGGACACTGAAATAATTATTCTGGTCTTagctggttttgatttgatttcatCCCTTCTGATAGTGCTTGTGTCTTACCTGCTGATCCTGGTAGCCATCATCAGGATGAACTCAGCTGAGGGTAGGCACAAGGCATTTTCCACCTGTGGGTCCCACCTGACAGTGGCCACAGTGTTCTATGGGACTTTGATATTTATGTATGTGCAACCCGAGTCCAGTCATTCCTCTGACACTGATAAAGTGGCATCTGTATTTTATACCCTTGTTATCCCCATGCTGAATCCCTTGATCTATAGCCTGAGGAACAAGGATGTGAAATATGCAAGacaaaggatgtggaaaaaaataactagtattttttcctaa